From one Acidibrevibacterium fodinaquatile genomic stretch:
- a CDS encoding response regulator → MSSGGRILVIDDEPQIHRFLRPALEAAGFAVIAAETAAEGLQLIAGQAPDLVLLDLGLPDLDGQEVLRRLRGFSDVPVIVLSAREREAEKIAALDNGADDYVEKPFALGELLARTRAALRRVTHLVETTEIIRAGAIEIDLARHEVRRDGATIALTPREFAVLALLARHHGRVLTHRQILTTLWGPAHAEDIAYLRVSVWQLRRKLGDGAERLLVNEPGIGYRLRDDEA, encoded by the coding sequence ATGAGCAGCGGCGGTCGTATTCTGGTTATCGACGACGAGCCGCAAATCCATCGCTTCCTGCGCCCGGCGTTGGAAGCGGCGGGCTTCGCCGTGATCGCGGCGGAGACCGCGGCGGAGGGGCTGCAGCTGATCGCGGGCCAGGCGCCTGATCTCGTGCTGCTCGATCTCGGACTGCCTGATCTTGACGGGCAAGAGGTGTTGCGGCGCCTGCGCGGCTTCAGCGACGTGCCGGTGATCGTGTTGTCGGCGCGCGAGCGCGAGGCCGAAAAGATCGCCGCCCTCGACAATGGCGCCGACGATTACGTCGAAAAACCCTTCGCGCTCGGCGAATTGCTGGCCCGCACCCGGGCGGCGCTGCGACGCGTGACGCACCTCGTAGAGACGACGGAGATCATCCGTGCCGGCGCGATCGAGATCGACCTCGCCCGCCACGAAGTGCGGCGCGACGGCGCCACGATCGCGCTCACGCCTCGGGAATTCGCCGTTCTTGCGCTTCTCGCCCGCCATCACGGCCGCGTCCTCACGCATCGCCAGATTCTGACGACGCTCTGGGGCCCGGCGCATGCCGAGGACATCGCCTATCTCCGGGTCTCGGTCTGGCAGTTGCGGCGGAAACTGGGCGACGGGGCGGAGCGGCTTCTGGTCAACGAGCCCGGCATCGGCTACCGCCTCCGCGATGATGAGGCGTAA
- a CDS encoding 2OG-Fe(II) oxygenase, giving the protein MTYPTVPEAAEISRHFRASIGAAERKESPYRHWLFKNIFPEQLCTGILTLPIAPPALGRTDGTRNSYNDRRSFITPELQQKFPTCAVLAEALQTPEVARLMAETCEIAVDGSFLRIEYIQDLDGAWLEPHHDIPEKLFSMVIYLFIGPDAKEWGTDIYDHEKRWVAQSPGEFNSGVIFVPGENTWHGFEPRPIIGVRRLMEINYVAPNWRDREQLCFPDRPIHTG; this is encoded by the coding sequence ATGACCTATCCGACGGTTCCCGAGGCTGCGGAAATTTCCCGCCATTTCCGCGCGAGCATCGGCGCGGCAGAACGCAAGGAATCTCCCTATCGCCACTGGCTGTTCAAAAACATTTTCCCCGAGCAGCTCTGCACCGGGATTCTGACCCTACCGATCGCGCCGCCCGCGCTTGGCCGCACCGATGGCACGCGCAACAGCTACAATGATCGGCGGAGCTTCATCACCCCGGAGCTACAGCAAAAATTTCCGACCTGCGCCGTCCTTGCCGAGGCATTGCAGACGCCCGAGGTCGCGCGCCTCATGGCAGAGACCTGCGAGATCGCGGTGGACGGCAGTTTTCTTCGCATCGAATATATCCAGGATCTCGACGGCGCCTGGCTCGAGCCGCACCATGACATCCCGGAAAAACTGTTTTCGATGGTGATCTATCTCTTCATCGGCCCGGACGCGAAGGAATGGGGTACCGACATTTACGATCACGAAAAGCGTTGGGTTGCCCAGTCCCCGGGCGAGTTCAATTCCGGCGTGATTTTCGTCCCTGGTGAAAATACCTGGCACGGGTTTGAGCCGCGCCCAATCATCGGGGTGCGCCGCCTGATGGAAATCAATTATGTTGCCCCGAACTGGCGCGATCGTGAACAGCTCTGCTTTCCCGACCGGCCCATCCACACCGGCTAA
- a CDS encoding 2OG-Fe(II) oxygenase, with translation MLDVDASLKMLDEKAIAAAKLVRDPYDYAFVEQAMPAALKDDVLADAPVIPDRGSYGLPSLHYGPRFGAVVEDLLSPRFRRLVEDKFDMDLSRRPPVIVMMGNTTGHYNEGYAHPDSKHKIVTVLLGFTRAWPYERGRLRVLRSADREDVAFEFAPEFGRMLMFRVCDHSWHGFLPQKGPRMSLQLCFVDSEWYVRREYWRHSASAMAKSVPVLKKIIEWAPR, from the coding sequence ATGCTGGATGTCGACGCGTCTCTCAAAATGCTCGATGAAAAGGCCATCGCCGCGGCAAAGCTGGTGCGCGATCCTTATGATTATGCCTTCGTCGAGCAGGCGATGCCGGCAGCGCTCAAGGACGATGTCCTGGCCGATGCGCCGGTTATCCCTGATCGCGGCAGCTACGGCTTGCCGAGCTTACACTACGGCCCTCGCTTCGGCGCTGTCGTCGAGGATCTCCTGAGCCCGCGCTTTCGCCGCCTGGTCGAGGACAAATTCGATATGGATTTGAGCCGCCGGCCGCCGGTCATCGTCATGATGGGCAACACCACGGGCCATTACAACGAAGGGTACGCGCACCCCGATTCGAAACACAAAATCGTCACCGTGTTGCTCGGCTTCACCCGTGCCTGGCCTTATGAACGTGGCCGGTTGCGTGTCTTGCGCAGCGCCGATCGCGAGGATGTCGCCTTCGAATTCGCCCCCGAATTCGGCCGCATGCTGATGTTCCGCGTATGCGATCATTCCTGGCATGGCTTTCTGCCGCAGAAAGGGCCGCGCATGAGCCTGCAATTATGCTTCGTCGATTCGGAGTGGTATGTGCGCCGCGAATACTGGCGCCACAGCGCCAGCGCGATGGCCAAATCCGTGCCCGTCCTCAAAAAAATCATCGAATGGGCGCCGCGCTGA
- the ubiT gene encoding ubiquinone anaerobic biosynthesis accessory factor UbiT, translating to MAEFEFPLLLASGVLSLLPAPALTRAAALLLRRLRREHPRLFRALAAEPAMVIGIVPIDLPHRFLLRFGGGAMTLTAVAAFTETPSATVKGRLAALIALLEGRLDSDAAFFSREITVTGNTAAIVILRNALERDAVDLFATTSALFGPLAPVARRVAFSLERRLTAARRRAALRHEALHAARREPSPFVARCERLERDMQSFRGRLARIEAMARRRGQSETAA from the coding sequence GTGGCGGAGTTCGAATTTCCCCTTCTGCTGGCAAGCGGGGTTTTGTCCTTGCTGCCGGCGCCGGCGCTCACGCGGGCAGCGGCGCTGCTCTTGCGCCGGCTCAGGCGCGAGCATCCTCGTCTTTTTCGCGCGCTCGCCGCCGAGCCCGCGATGGTGATCGGCATCGTACCAATCGATCTGCCGCATCGCTTCCTGCTTCGCTTCGGCGGTGGCGCAATGACCTTGACCGCGGTCGCGGCATTCACCGAGACGCCGAGCGCCACCGTCAAAGGCCGGCTCGCGGCGCTGATCGCCCTGCTCGAAGGCCGACTGGACAGCGACGCCGCATTCTTTTCACGCGAAATCACCGTCACCGGCAACACCGCGGCGATCGTCATCCTGCGCAACGCGCTCGAGCGCGACGCCGTCGATCTGTTCGCGACGACGAGCGCGCTCTTCGGGCCGCTGGCGCCGGTTGCGCGGCGGGTCGCATTCAGTCTCGAGCGGCGCCTCACCGCCGCGCGCCGCCGCGCCGCCTTGCGGCACGAGGCGCTCCATGCGGCACGGCGCGAACCCTCGCCATTCGTCGCCCGCTGTGAGCGGCTGGAGCGCGATATGCAAAGCTTTCGCGGGCGTCTGGCGCGGATCGAAGCGATGGCGCGCCGGCGCGGGCAAAGCGAGACGGCGGCATGA
- the ubiU gene encoding ubiquinone anaerobic biosynthesis protein UbiU, whose translation MTRYLELVCPAGTPAALKVAVDAGADSVYCGFRDCTNARNYPGLNFDRDELRAGVAYAHARGCRVFVAVNTFPRAGDLGPWQRAIDEAAEANADAVILADLGMLDYSARRHPGLRRHLSVQAAAASPLAIRFYAETFGVSRVVLPRVLAVSEVAALIGETNIEAEVFAFGSLGTMVEGRCYLSSYITGRSPSCDGVCAPAEHVSYREEGDQLVSYLGDVMINRVDAAEGAAYPTPCKGRFLVRGEPRYLFEEPTALNVMPLLAELKAAGVTALKIEGRQRSRAYVGAVVAAFRRHLDALAAGAPLSADAALREIAEGGRETLAAYQKGWR comes from the coding sequence ATGACGCGCTATCTCGAACTGGTATGCCCGGCCGGCACGCCGGCGGCGCTCAAGGTTGCCGTCGATGCTGGCGCTGACAGCGTCTATTGCGGATTTCGGGACTGCACCAACGCGCGCAACTATCCGGGTTTGAATTTCGATCGCGACGAACTGCGCGCCGGCGTTGCTTATGCGCATGCGCGCGGATGCCGGGTGTTCGTTGCCGTCAACACCTTTCCCCGCGCCGGCGATCTCGGGCCCTGGCAGCGCGCAATCGACGAGGCCGCCGAGGCCAACGCCGATGCCGTCATCCTCGCCGATCTCGGCATGCTCGATTACAGCGCGCGCCGACATCCCGGTCTCCGCCGCCATCTTTCGGTACAAGCGGCGGCGGCAAGCCCGCTTGCGATCCGCTTTTACGCGGAGACCTTCGGTGTCAGCCGTGTCGTCCTGCCGCGCGTGCTCGCGGTCAGCGAGGTCGCGGCGCTGATCGGCGAGACCAACATCGAAGCGGAAGTGTTCGCCTTCGGCAGCCTTGGCACCATGGTCGAGGGGCGATGCTATCTGTCCTCCTATATAACCGGACGTTCGCCGAGCTGTGACGGTGTCTGCGCTCCGGCCGAGCATGTGAGCTATCGCGAAGAGGGCGATCAACTGGTCTCTTATCTTGGCGATGTCATGATAAATCGCGTCGATGCCGCCGAGGGGGCGGCGTATCCGACGCCATGCAAGGGCCGCTTCCTGGTGCGCGGTGAGCCCCGCTATCTGTTCGAGGAGCCGACCGCGCTCAACGTCATGCCGCTGCTCGCGGAACTCAAAGCCGCGGGCGTCACGGCGCTGAAAATCGAAGGGCGGCAGCGGAGCCGCGCCTATGTTGGGGCGGTCGTTGCGGCGTTCCGCCGCCATCTCGACGCCCTCGCCGCGGGCGCGCCGCTGTCGGCGGATGCGGCGCTCCGCGAAATCGCCGAGGGCGGGCGCGAAACCCTGGCTGCCTATCAGAAAGGTTGGCGATGA